A genome region from Setaria italica strain Yugu1 chromosome III, Setaria_italica_v2.0, whole genome shotgun sequence includes the following:
- the LOC101774959 gene encoding fasciclin-like arabinogalactan protein 11 — translation MKSTQQDTQLNSQLNNSFGSGYTVFAPTDNAFTSLKPGTLNKLSQQEQVSLVQYHILPQFYSLDSFETASNPVRTQASGSDGPYTLNITADSNNQVNVSTGLVATRVGTALRDTQPLAVYSVDKVLLPNDLFGVKPPSSAPPAPNKKPSKGGSVAEAPAGSADSAPTGAAAGGARVAWWSVLAAVVLAAASSLL, via the coding sequence ATGAAGTCGACGCAGCAGGACACGCAGCTCAACAGCCAGCTCAACAACTCCTTCGGCAGCGGCTACACGGTGTTCGCCCCCACCGACAACGCCTTCACTAGCCTCAAGCCCGGCACGCTCAACAAGCTGTCGCAGCAGGAGCAGGTGTCGCTGGTGCAGTACCACATCCTCCCGCAGTTCTACTCCCTCGACTCCTTCGAGACCGCCAGCAACCCCGTCCGCACCCAGGCCTCCGGCTCCGACGGGCCCTACACCCTCAACATCACCGCCGACAGCAACAACCAGGTCAACGTCTCCACGGGGCTCGTCGCCACCAGGGTCGGCACCGCGCTGCGCGACACGCAGCCGCTAGCCGTCTACTCCGTCGACAAGGTGCTCCTGCCCAACGACCTGTTCGGCGTCaagccgccgtcgtcggcgccgcccgcccccaACAAGAAGCCGTCCAAGGGGGGATCCGTGGCCGAGGCGCCCGCCGGCTCGGCCGACTCCGCGCccaccggcgccgcggccggcggcgccagggTCGCCTGGTGGAGCGTGTTGGCCGCCGTGGTTCTGGCCGCGGCGAGCAGCCTGCTGTAA
- the LOC101775368 gene encoding E3 SUMO-protein ligase MMS21 isoform X1: MSSVTTKLSSAANFASSEAQALVAEMRKALGNMKSLAVDYERDGKSDKVQKLEEMVLEMVASYEDCTALTQAIKAVPEVYQPSDQPTDFKTLIESEVNKIKEASSASGQNNPMFRQFRESVWNVHHAGQPMPGEEQEDIVMTSTQMSILNVTCPLTGKPVIELADPVRCVDCRHIYEKGPVFHYIRSQKPPQCPIAGCPRVLQIGKVVCDPLLLIEIDELRSSGPAAPNATNIDDFTDLLDEDDE; the protein is encoded by the exons ATGTCGTCGGTGACCACGAAGCTTTCCAGCGCCGCCAACTTCGCCTCGTCGGAAGCGCAGGCCCTCGTCGCT GAGATGCGCAAGGCTCTCGGCAACATGAAGTCCCTCGCCGTGGACTACGAGAGGGATGGCAAGTCCGATAAG GTGCAGAAGCTTGAGGAGATGGTTCTGGAGATGGTGGCTTCGTACGAGGACTGCACGGCCTTGACCCAGGCGATTAAGGCGGTGCCTGAAGTGTACCAACCGTCTGATCAG CCAACGGATTTCAAAACATTGATCGAGTCAGAGGTTAACAAGATCAAGGAAGCCTCATCAGCATCAGGGCAGAACAATCCAATGTTTCGACAGTTCAGGGAGTCTGTTTGG AATGTTCACCACGCAGGTCAGCCAATGCCTGGTGAGGAACAGGAGGACATTGTCATGACTAGCACCCAGATGAGCATCTTAAATGTCACATGTCCATTAACTGGGAAGCCGGTTATTGAGTTGGCAGATCCAGTTCGCTG TGTGGATTGCAGGCACATATATGAAAAGGGCCCAGTATTCCATTATATAAGGTCCCAAAAACCACCACAGTGCCCTATTGCAG GCTGTCCCAGAGTCCTACAAATAGGGAAGGTTGTCTGTGATCCCCTCCTCCTCATTGAAATCGACGAGCTGCGTTCATCAGGGCCTGCTGCTCCAAATGCCACAAACATAGATGACTTTACTGATCTACTTGACGAAGATGATGAATGA
- the LOC101775368 gene encoding E3 SUMO-protein ligase MMS21 isoform X2 has product MSSVTTKLSSAANFASSEAQALVAEMRKALGNMKSLAVDYERDGKSDKVQKLEEMVLEMVASYEDCTALTQAIKAVPEVYQPSDQNVHHAGQPMPGEEQEDIVMTSTQMSILNVTCPLTGKPVIELADPVRCVDCRHIYEKGPVFHYIRSQKPPQCPIAGCPRVLQIGKVVCDPLLLIEIDELRSSGPAAPNATNIDDFTDLLDEDDE; this is encoded by the exons ATGTCGTCGGTGACCACGAAGCTTTCCAGCGCCGCCAACTTCGCCTCGTCGGAAGCGCAGGCCCTCGTCGCT GAGATGCGCAAGGCTCTCGGCAACATGAAGTCCCTCGCCGTGGACTACGAGAGGGATGGCAAGTCCGATAAG GTGCAGAAGCTTGAGGAGATGGTTCTGGAGATGGTGGCTTCGTACGAGGACTGCACGGCCTTGACCCAGGCGATTAAGGCGGTGCCTGAAGTGTACCAACCGTCTGATCAG AATGTTCACCACGCAGGTCAGCCAATGCCTGGTGAGGAACAGGAGGACATTGTCATGACTAGCACCCAGATGAGCATCTTAAATGTCACATGTCCATTAACTGGGAAGCCGGTTATTGAGTTGGCAGATCCAGTTCGCTG TGTGGATTGCAGGCACATATATGAAAAGGGCCCAGTATTCCATTATATAAGGTCCCAAAAACCACCACAGTGCCCTATTGCAG GCTGTCCCAGAGTCCTACAAATAGGGAAGGTTGTCTGTGATCCCCTCCTCCTCATTGAAATCGACGAGCTGCGTTCATCAGGGCCTGCTGCTCCAAATGCCACAAACATAGATGACTTTACTGATCTACTTGACGAAGATGATGAATGA